Proteins encoded in a region of the Tetrapisispora phaffii CBS 4417 chromosome 12, complete genome genome:
- the MUK1 gene encoding guanine nucleotide exchange factor MUK1 (similar to Saccharomyces cerevisiae MUK1 (YPL070W); ancestral locus Anc_8.537), producing the protein MQLTMKDAQVESFKPKVESALKDESVNGDNSTKSLENTTTSTSKVNVFHTPPISNSKFDLLKSVNTSYKTSDQISQVSVKSSATTNSIGATSTTSSSTMSSSTTANTSNSNMHVGNESLINEEDVEKEVNVLKELPPELMKILDLFIVDLKQPKYAKPLTILQLSSVFQNFYTSFDKNCFQYLQNIQLQNNSSNSNVSTYMNARETLSSGLSGLFARSRSSSVNSNVPIRGRRSSSLFSSDSTTNVTQMLSPEEINKQLKNNELNNLKIEKYMEFCEKDIFKKIIDVGTSAIKPNEMLKSTSINETDELPTKKNNTEKNTELFKLSQLFKNSPEYEKYSNLLHKKIKCLNKLNADNTIDLKKFLEVPSNFQEEDFIVAEKIFNELIYNSIAPCEKLGLLVKLHRSMTSSTEPTSNDEYLSLLIYYVIRANPKNIFLNTQFIKLFRYKKKLVENELFVLTNIEATLTFIDSIKTTDFSKETQEILKRETQEILDISIGKVVKLPSLHHSLSSSNLDQIVELPLSDNINRSASYDGIKTVLDASVKNILGRIKPYAYGKPISRSPSLTSLDNTATVKFSGKENEQFPTGIDETLIGDNSTPEVEKLSLKTPTINNWKKYRDLNFEDLKVNELKEIFEVYKTFANKNSPEI; encoded by the coding sequence ATGCAATTGACCATGAAGGACGCTCAAGTGGAGTCATTCAAACCTAAGGTTGAATCAGCATTAAAGGATGAATCGGTAAACGGTGATAATTCAACTAAATCATTAGAAAATACTACAACCAGTACAAGTAAAGTTAACGTGTTTCATACTCCTCCAATATCAAACTCAAAATTCGATTTACTGAAGTCTGTGAATACCTCTTATAAAACTTCAGATCAAATCTCACAAGTTTCAGTTAAATCATCAGCAACTACAAACTCTATCGGCGCTACTTCGACTACCTCATCATCCACTATGTCATCATCAACAACTGCTAATACTTCGAATAGCAATATGCATGTGGGAAACGAATCATTGATCAACGAAGAAGATGTCGAAAAAGAAGTTAATGTCTTGAAAGAATTGCCTCCTGAgctaatgaaaatattggatttatttattgtgGATTTGAAGCAACCTAAATATGCAAAACCATTAACAATTTTACAATTGTCATCAgtctttcaaaatttttacaCTTCATTTGATAAGAATTGCTTCCAATATCTGCAAAACATTCAGTTGCAGAATAATAgttcaaattcaaatgtaTCAACGTACATGAACGCCAGAGAAACATTAAGCAGTGGTTTAAGTGGGTTGTTTGCAAGAAGCAGGAGTAGTAGTGTTAATAGTAATGTCCCTATAAGAGGTAGGAGGTCATCTTCCCTCTTCAGCTCAGATTCAACAACAAACGTCACTCAAATGTTATCTCcagaagaaataaataaacagTTGAAGAATAATGAACTAAATAACttgaaaattgaaaagtaCATGGAATTTTGTGAAAAGGATATTTTCaagaaaattattgatgTAGGAACTTCTGCAATCAAACCTAATGAAATGTTGAAATCAACCTCAATTAATGAAACTGACGAGTTGccaacaaaaaaaaataatactgAAAAGAACACAGAACTATTTAAGCTTTCTcaacttttcaaaaatagTCCAGAATATGAAAAATACAGCAATTTACTtcataaaaaaataaaatgcCTGAATAAGTTAAATGCAGATAATACAATTGACCTTAAAAAGTTTCTTGAAGTCCCATCTAACTttcaagaagaagattttATAGTTGCAGAGAAGATATTTAATGAGCTTATTTACAACAGTATTGCACCATGCGAGAAACTTGGCTTACTAGTAAAATTGCATCGTTCCATGACTTCATCAACCGAACCTACGTCAAATGACGAGTATTTATCgttgttaatttattatgttATACGAGCAAACCCAAAGAacatatttttgaatacccaatttattaaattattcagATATAAGAAGAAATTAGTTGAAAATGAACTTTTCGTGCTTACAAATATCGAAGCTACCTTAACTTTCATTGATAGTATTAAAACTACAGacttttcaaaagaaactCAAGAAATACTGAAACGTGAAACTCAAGAAATCTTGGATATTAGTATCGGAAAAGTTGTGAAATTACCATCCTTACATCATTCACTGTCAAGTTCTAATCTAGATCAGATTGTCGAATTACCTTTATCAGATAATATCAATAGGTCTGCATCATATGATGGGATAAAAACTGTGCTAGATGCCTCCgttaaaaacattttagGCAGAATTAAACCTTATGCATATGGTAAGCCAATTTCAAGGAGTCCATCTTTAACATCATTAGATAATACAGCAACTGTTAAATTCTCAGGAAAGGAAAACGAACAATTCCCAACTGGAATTGATGAAACATTAATTGGTGATAATTCTACCCCTGAAGTTGAAAAGTTATCATTAAAAACACCAACTATTAATAACTGGAAGAAATACAGAGATTTGAATTTCGAAGATTTAAAAGTGAATGAACTCAAGGAAATCTTTGAGGTATATAAAACTTTCGCCAATAAAAATTCACcagaaatataa
- the TPHA0L01650 gene encoding uncharacterized protein (similar to Saccharomyces cerevisiae YPL071C; ancestral locus Anc_8.538): MLKSGFKIKRPHSPDVIGMENYKKQRLLEDFSNLNISNTNKSKAPSISNSNVNILKTHSSILKIGKDANDINSYNDMILQKFRNELINHSLQVVVWRDYKTLIYENWLKWYISRHNDFNAYDMHDDDDEDVDIDDEDMNIDDEMDIDMDVNMQL, translated from the coding sequence ATGTTAAAGTCAGGCTTCAAGATAAAGAGACCTCATAGTCCCGATGTTATTGGGATGGAAAACTATAAGAAACAGAGGTTATTAGAAGATTTCTctaatttgaatattagTAATACAAACAAAAGTAAAGCTCCATCGATATCTAATTCTAACGTTAACATTCTCAAAACACATTCCTCGATATTGAAGATAGGAAAAGATGCAAATGATATAAACAGTTATAATGATATGATACTACAGAAATTTCGAAATGAGTTAATTAATCATAGCTTGCAAGTAGTAGTATGGAGAGATTACAAAAcacttatatatgaaaattGGCTTAAATGGTATATAAGCCGACATAATGATTTTAACGCTTATGATATGcatgatgatgatgatgaggATGTGGATATAGACGATGAGGATATGAATATAGATGATGAAATGGATATAGATATGGATGTTAATATGCAACTTTAG
- the TPHA0L01660 gene encoding uncharacterized protein (similar to Saccharomyces cerevisiae BEM1 (YBR200W); ancestral locus Anc_8.539) has product MLKGFKLSKRDSQGKGRITSADISGPTRDTSELLKHSRTMSVDKKRVSSSRGRHSSNISSPERVIRALYNYRAQSSEELSFLEGEFFYVEEEEDEWYKASNPNSSKVGMVPKSYFEIINKTRPPSVGVHSNGGISRQQSNEISTQPSSLYGIVLYDFQAEKADELTAYVGENLFICAHHNYEWFIAKPIGRLGGPGLVPIDFVSIIDISTGFATGNKIKDDIIAANLPTVKEWKSNVTKYKNSNIALGSVDHNQQSNFGGVGNIDEEYIESPIFDSEVVKKASVVSYLLEDDKYWFTLICELSNGKSRKLKRYYQDFYDLQVKLLDTFPSESGKLRNSSGQWTKRILPYIPGPVPQVTESITNKRKDDLNIYVSELVHLPDYISRCDYVKYLFAIKNNGYDEEFLNTVTDSFSNQNTETLMAQQLPSKNELNLQGDNTLTGEDLQLYEKMGELSLDGSKQKSRPPSSLPPQLKPTKIKFYYNDDIFALMLKPDTMLSELRSNISTRIDGINFKLEINLSNGETELINSDSQVSYIIQNKLKINVIDN; this is encoded by the coding sequence TTTAAATTGTCAAAGAGAGACAGTCAAGGGAAAGGGCGTATAACGTCTGCTGATATATCTGGACCAACTCGTGATACATCTGAGTTGCTGAAACATTCAAGAACTATGTCTGTTGATAAGAAGAGGGTGTCCTCTTCTCGTGGCCGTCATTCTTCAAACATATCTTCTCCAGAGAGGGTTATTAGAGCATTGTATAATTATAGAGCCCAGTCGTCTGAAGAGTTGTCATTTTTAGAGGGCGAGTTTTTTTACGTCGAAGAGGAAGAGGATGAATGGTACAAAGCTTCGAATCCAAATTCAAGTAAGGTGGGAATGGTTCCGAAAAgctattttgaaataatcaATAAGACAAGACCTCCTTCAGTAGGTGTACATAGTAATGGTGGGATATCACGACAGCAATCAAATGAAATCTCAACACAGCCCTCATCTCTTTATGGTATTGTGTTGTATGATTTTCAAGCTGAAAAAGCTGACGAATTAACTGCATACGTAGGGGAAAACCTTTTTATTTGTGCACATCATAACTATGAATGGTTCATTGCCAAACCAATTGGTAGACTTGGAGGGCCAGGTTTAGTCCCTATTGACTTTGTCAGTATCATAGATATATCTACTGGTTTTGCTACTGgtaacaaaattaaagatgaCATCATAGCAGCAAATTTACCCACTGTAAAGGAATGGAAAAGTAATGTTaccaaatataaaaatagtaatattGCTTTAGGCTCAGTAGATCACAATCAACAAAGTAATTTTGGAGGTGTTGGcaatattgatgaagaataCATAGAGTCACCAATATTTGATTCTGAGGTTGTTAAAAAAGCATCAGTAGTATCATATTTGTTAGAGGATGATAAATATTGGTTCACCTTGATTTGTGAGTTATCTAATGGTAAAAGTAGAAAGCTGAAAAGATATTATCAAGACTTTTATGATTTACAAGTAAAATTACTTGACACTTTTCCATCAGAATCTGGTAAGTTGAGGAATAGCTCAGGACAGTGGACGAAACGTATACTGCCATATATTCCTGGTCCAGTACCACAAGTCACCGAATCAATCacaaataaaagaaaagatgatttaaatatatatgtctCGGAACTAGTGCATTTACCTGACTACATTTCTCGTTGTGATTATGTCAAATACCTATTTgcaatcaaaaataatggaTACGATGAAGAATTTCTAAACACTGTTACTGATTCCTTTAGTAACCAAAACACGGAAACTTTAATGGCACAACAATTACCTTCGAAAAATGAACTCAATTTACAAGGGGATAACACTTTAACAGGTGAAGATTTGCAACTATACGAAAAGATGGGTGAATTATCTCTTGATGGGAGCAAACAGAAGTCAAGACCACCAAGTTCGTTACCGCCTCAATTGAAACCAAcaaagataaaattttattataatgatgatatatttgCCCTGATGTTAAAACCTGATACTATGTTAAGTGAACTACGTAGTAACATTTCTACAAGAATTGATGgtattaatttcaaattggAAATAAACCTATCGAATGGAGAAACTGAACTGATTAACTCTGACTCTCAAGTTTcttatattattcaaaacaaattaaagataaatgTAATAGATAATTAA